The Corynebacterium coyleae genome segment TGGCCGTGATCGCCACCGCCGAGACGGATCTTCACCTCGCCGAGGTCCAGATCGAGCTCGTCGTGAATCACATACACGTCTTCCGGCTTCACGCCGAAATAATCTGCGAGCGCCTTCACCGGCCCGCCCGAAACATTCATGAAACTGCGCGTGCGCGCAACGATCACACGGTCCTTGGCCAGGCGTCCCGCCGCCAACTCCGCCACCTCGGTGTTAGTGCGCTTGTGTGCCGACAAGGTTGCGGGCATCGGGGTGGCGCGCTCCAAAAGCTCATTGACGACGACCACACCCGCGTTATGCCGCGTATTTTCATACTGAGGGCCAGGATTTCCAAGACCAACGATCAGAACAGTCACGACGCACATAGTACTTCTCACCAGCGGTTTGTGGAATTTGGTGTTGGAGTTATCCACATTTTTGTGGTGGGTCTTGTGCGGTGGTTTCTCGCTTCGTAGCGTTTATGCCATGGCATTTGTAGACCTTCTCGGCTTCCGGCTTACGGACATCGCCGATTTCGACCGCGACACAGCCCTTGCTGCCGGGCTGAACCCGTCGCGCATCCGAGAATGGTCACGCGTACACGACGTCTACTTCGGGGCAACAAAATTCACGCGGAAACAATCCGACGCACGCCACATGGCAGCAGATACACCCTTGGATCAGTTGTGTTTGATTGAACGCAAACTCGCGGTGGTTGAAGATGCGGCGAAGCGTTGGCGGTTGCGCTTTACCTTGTTGCAGTTCGAGGGCCGCTTCGACGCGCTCTCGCGCTATGCCGATCAGGTTATTGACGCGAAGAAACCCGCGCCTGAAAAGCAAGTACGGTTTTCTCGTGCTCGCGAAGGGATGGCCACGCTGCACTTGACGCATTCGGCACGCAATATTGCTGATATTGAGCACACGCTGCGTGAAATGATCGACACGGAACTGCCGCCAGCCGGCCAGATGGCTGATGCACTCATGGGTATCTTGCGCGGTGAGGGCGACGGCGGTGGGGTGCCGCATGCAGTACCACGGCCGATTGTTATGGTCCCGCTTCCCGAATGGACGCGGATCCAATCCGGTGCCGGTGACGAGGTCACCTTGACCTTGACGGATGGCACCACCATGACGGGTGCGGAATTTCTCGCGCAGCAATTCGGCGACGAGCTGGAAGTCGCAGCGTTTCACCCGACCGAGGGTGCAGTCAACCTGTATCGCACGCAGCGGTTTGCCAATGGCAAGCAGCGTGCGTTGGCATCCATGATGTCGCCAACGTGTCCGGTGCCCGATTGCCGGCATGGGGCTGACAACTG includes the following:
- a CDS encoding HNH endonuclease signature motif containing protein; amino-acid sequence: MAFVDLLGFRLTDIADFDRDTALAAGLNPSRIREWSRVHDVYFGATKFTRKQSDARHMAADTPLDQLCLIERKLAVVEDAAKRWRLRFTLLQFEGRFDALSRYADQVIDAKKPAPEKQVRFSRAREGMATLHLTHSARNIADIEHTLREMIDTELPPAGQMADALMGILRGEGDGGGVPHAVPRPIVMVPLPEWTRIQSGAGDEVTLTLTDGTTMTGAEFLAQQFGDELEVAAFHPTEGAVNLYRTQRFANGKQRALASMMSPTCPVPDCRHGADNCDMHHIQAWRHGGETNLANLVPLCRFHNGRNDDDPRENRYGRIQIRDGIPVWVSPGGSVVEKHPPGAMQQLFT
- the pth gene encoding aminoacyl-tRNA hydrolase produces the protein MTVLIVGLGNPGPQYENTRHNAGVVVVNELLERATPMPATLSAHKRTNTEVAELAAGRLAKDRVIVARTRSFMNVSGGPVKALADYFGVKPEDVYVIHDELDLDLGEVKIRLGGGDHGHNGLKSVTKALNKPYNKVAVGIGRPPGRMAPADYVLKPFSTKEQVDLAIAAADAADEILRALG